In Pedobacter sp. W3I1, one DNA window encodes the following:
- a CDS encoding transporter, translating to MKKICFLMSAILLLCAASKAQEKKNISYNLFHPVPKAALREMETDRPDVTESPITVDAGHFQYEADLFRLERERSENTLTDSYLLNQVNLKLGLTSSTAVQVVVQSYSYQSEKSLDDGTIERAHGFGDMTVRIKQNLLGNDKGTFAIALLPYVKFPTSHANKEERYEGGFIVPMSLKLPGEWKLGMQIEADRLQDSEGPGLHTELLQSLTIGHEIVKGVDGIAETYYSYDCAQHHFKNFINAALQVEVAKDVRLDCGLNYGMQQDAMKSYFLGLSFRL from the coding sequence ATGAAAAAGATCTGTTTTTTGATGTCTGCCATTTTACTTCTCTGTGCTGCATCAAAGGCCCAGGAAAAGAAGAACATTTCTTATAACCTTTTTCACCCCGTTCCCAAGGCTGCGCTGAGGGAAATGGAGACCGACAGGCCAGATGTGACCGAATCCCCTATTACGGTCGATGCCGGCCACTTTCAGTATGAGGCGGACCTTTTCCGGTTGGAAAGGGAAAGGAGCGAAAATACTTTAACGGATAGCTACCTGTTGAATCAGGTAAATCTTAAACTTGGCCTGACCAGCTCTACGGCAGTTCAGGTCGTGGTTCAGAGTTATTCCTACCAGAGCGAAAAGTCATTGGATGATGGAACTATTGAACGCGCTCACGGATTTGGGGACATGACCGTGCGCATTAAACAGAATCTTCTGGGAAACGACAAGGGGACTTTTGCCATTGCGCTTTTGCCCTATGTAAAATTTCCCACCTCGCATGCGAACAAGGAAGAAAGATATGAAGGGGGATTTATCGTACCGATGTCTCTTAAGCTGCCCGGTGAATGGAAACTGGGCATGCAGATTGAAGCAGACCGCTTACAGGATAGTGAAGGACCAGGCCTTCACACCGAGCTGTTGCAATCGCTTACCATCGGACATGAAATTGTAAAGGGTGTTGATGGAATTGCAGAAACTTATTATAGCTACGACTGCGCTCAGCATCACTTTAAAAATTTTATCAACGCAGCCTTACAGGTAGAAGTTGCGAAGGATGTAAGGCTGGACTGCGGGCTAAACTATGGAATGCAGCAGGATGCGATGAAAAGTTATTTCCTGGGGCTTTCATTCAGATTGTAA
- a CDS encoding transposase, whose amino-acid sequence MNALNKTKKYLYFGIDISKETLDIAVTVRGTILIHNTISNESKAIKDHLAQLKASLKFTTRNAVAEMENTGIYSNHLIKKFGTLKIDTVVDPPLQIKNSLSTIRGKTDMPPWVR is encoded by the coding sequence ATGAACGCATTGAATAAAACAAAAAAGTACCTTTATTTCGGGATTGACATATCAAAAGAAACCCTGGATATAGCCGTTACGGTCCGCGGAACTATTTTAATCCACAACACCATTTCCAATGAATCAAAAGCGATCAAGGATCATCTGGCACAGCTGAAAGCTTCTTTGAAGTTTACCACCAGGAACGCTGTTGCCGAGATGGAAAATACGGGTATATACAGTAACCATCTGATCAAAAAATTCGGGACACTTAAAATCGATACTGTAGTTGACCCTCCCCTTCAGATTAAAAATTCTTTGAGTACAATCAGGGGCAAAACGGATATGCCACCCTGGGTGAGGTGA
- a CDS encoding lactonase family protein, with product MRIYCLFLYLTFCCFSSKAQQTVLFIGSYNMDKTLPGIYAYSFNNKTGKLSKITDYPGVLNPSFLTLSKDGKYLYACTDSRAEEKGSVSSFKFDKQLTLISQQPTGAANPVYVALDKTERWLLSGSYTGGGVAAFPIKRNGEIDKSAQIFLFQDSSIRPQQKSAHIHSVNFSPNGQVIYLPDLGADKIRNFHFDGSNKMPLSQESFIRTVPGSGPRHMAFHPGGKFAYCLSELSGAVTVYSLNDGRLDFIQEIDLHSKLHQFYSSADIHLSPDGLFLYASNRGEENNIAIFRVNNKSGKLTPVGYQPTAGDHPRNFVIDPSGKFLLVANEYSGSINVFQRNTRTGLLTKTSSKLLIKGPSCLVMKSYY from the coding sequence ATGCGTATATATTGTCTATTTCTTTACCTCACGTTTTGCTGCTTTAGCTCAAAAGCACAACAAACAGTTCTTTTCATCGGATCCTATAATATGGACAAAACACTTCCTGGGATCTATGCTTACAGTTTTAACAACAAGACTGGTAAGCTGTCGAAAATAACCGATTACCCGGGTGTGCTTAATCCCTCCTTTCTAACGCTGTCCAAAGATGGAAAATACCTGTATGCGTGCACAGATTCCAGGGCAGAAGAAAAGGGAAGCGTAAGCAGTTTCAAGTTCGACAAACAGTTAACACTAATCAGCCAGCAACCTACAGGAGCTGCAAATCCAGTCTACGTAGCTCTCGATAAAACAGAGCGCTGGTTACTTAGCGGCAGCTATACTGGAGGTGGTGTAGCTGCGTTTCCTATAAAAAGGAACGGTGAGATCGATAAGTCGGCTCAAATCTTCCTCTTCCAGGATAGCAGCATAAGGCCGCAGCAAAAGTCCGCGCATATTCATTCGGTTAACTTTTCTCCTAATGGACAAGTTATTTACCTACCCGACCTGGGTGCAGACAAAATCCGTAATTTCCACTTTGATGGGTCGAACAAAATGCCTTTAAGCCAAGAGTCATTTATACGAACTGTTCCCGGAAGTGGCCCCCGACACATGGCCTTTCATCCAGGAGGAAAATTTGCTTATTGTTTGTCGGAACTTTCGGGCGCTGTCACAGTTTACTCACTAAATGATGGCCGACTGGACTTCATTCAAGAAATCGACTTACATAGCAAATTGCATCAATTTTACAGTAGCGCAGATATACATCTCTCTCCGGACGGTCTATTTTTATATGCATCCAATAGAGGTGAAGAAAATAACATTGCGATATTCCGGGTAAATAATAAATCTGGAAAGCTAACACCAGTTGGCTATCAACCAACAGCGGGGGATCATCCAAGGAATTTCGTGATCGATCCCTCCGGAAAGTTTTTGCTGGTTGCTAATGAATATTCAGGCAGTATTAATGTATTTCAGCGTAATACCAGGACTGGATTGTTGACAAAGACCTCAAGCAAGCTTTTGATAAAAGGCCCATCGTGCTTAGTCATGAAATCCTATTACTAA
- a CDS encoding glycoside hydrolase family 2 protein, which translates to MRNTSLPMICLTILLQLNYCRPAFSQTAKLPTRWTGEAMKALNPFPDYPRPQLVRTEWKSLNGRWDYIGGKDKPRALNPEMPASFAARYEQILVPYCPESVISGIGRNQEINMWYRKRFEVPQNWKGKNVRINFEAVDHDATVFVNGKKAGFHSGGYDAFSLDITALLNAGTNEVIVAAHDFNDGKMPSGKNGPRGDYTFSSGIWQSVWLEPVGNNYIKNIRLLPDLEHSRLKVTVDGSSSLVSAVALDGNKIISKAEGRSAKEFYLPIISPKLWSPEEPFLYDLKITLKDSKGKVVDEVSSYFGMREIRLGKIEGVVRPLLNGKFIMQVGLLDQGYWPDGILTAPGDDALKSDIEFTKKAGFNLIRKHMKTEPRRFYYWADKLGMLLWQDMPAIWYQNEDTARVRPAFRRELKAIMDEHYNSPSVIAWVPFNENWGAFDVREITGWVKNYDPSRLVNGNSGFNNNPGYQKAAGDPGNGDFVDTHIYVGPYDASTPDSKRAASLGEFGGVGLFVRDHMWPVENNAYAYEPTISALTDRYILLMSQVEQLMKYKGLSVAVYTQTTDVEHEVNGLMTYDRAVEKMDIKRISEINKAVIAEGQKIGKPFKIK; encoded by the coding sequence ATGAGAAATACCAGTTTGCCAATGATATGCCTAACGATCTTATTACAGCTGAATTATTGCAGGCCTGCGTTTTCACAGACTGCAAAGCTGCCGACTAGATGGACAGGAGAAGCAATGAAGGCCTTAAACCCATTTCCTGATTACCCACGTCCACAGCTGGTACGCACAGAATGGAAGTCTTTGAACGGCAGATGGGATTACATCGGTGGAAAGGATAAACCACGGGCTTTAAATCCGGAAATGCCGGCCTCCTTTGCCGCGAGATATGAACAGATTCTTGTTCCTTATTGCCCTGAGTCAGTAATCTCTGGTATCGGGCGCAATCAGGAGATTAATATGTGGTACCGAAAGCGTTTTGAAGTCCCCCAGAACTGGAAGGGAAAAAATGTGAGGATCAATTTCGAAGCGGTTGATCATGACGCTACAGTTTTTGTGAATGGAAAAAAAGCTGGTTTCCATTCTGGCGGGTATGATGCTTTTTCATTAGATATTACTGCTTTATTGAATGCGGGGACAAATGAGGTAATTGTTGCAGCGCACGATTTCAATGACGGGAAAATGCCCTCGGGAAAGAACGGGCCAAGAGGGGATTATACCTTTAGCTCGGGGATCTGGCAGAGCGTATGGCTTGAGCCAGTGGGTAACAATTATATCAAAAATATCAGGTTATTGCCCGACCTGGAACACAGTAGACTGAAAGTAACGGTCGATGGAAGTTCTTCTCTGGTCTCCGCAGTGGCGCTTGACGGCAATAAGATCATCTCAAAAGCGGAGGGACGTTCCGCAAAGGAATTTTATCTGCCTATAATATCGCCGAAGCTTTGGAGCCCGGAAGAGCCTTTTCTCTATGATCTGAAAATTACACTTAAAGATTCCAAGGGCAAAGTTGTTGATGAGGTTAGTAGCTATTTCGGCATGCGTGAAATCAGGTTGGGCAAGATAGAAGGCGTGGTACGTCCGCTGCTGAACGGAAAGTTTATCATGCAGGTTGGCCTGCTTGACCAAGGCTATTGGCCGGACGGGATCCTGACGGCTCCGGGCGATGACGCGCTGAAATCGGATATCGAATTTACAAAAAAAGCTGGCTTCAATCTAATCCGCAAGCACATGAAGACTGAGCCCAGGCGGTTTTATTATTGGGCAGATAAGTTGGGTATGTTGTTATGGCAGGATATGCCGGCAATCTGGTACCAGAACGAAGATACTGCACGGGTCAGACCGGCTTTCAGGCGTGAGCTAAAAGCGATCATGGATGAACATTATAACTCACCCTCGGTGATAGCCTGGGTACCCTTTAATGAGAACTGGGGTGCCTTCGATGTCCGGGAGATTACAGGTTGGGTAAAAAACTACGATCCTTCAAGACTGGTGAATGGAAATTCGGGGTTTAACAACAATCCCGGTTACCAGAAGGCGGCCGGTGACCCGGGTAACGGAGACTTTGTGGATACGCATATCTATGTAGGTCCTTATGATGCTTCAACGCCTGACAGTAAAAGGGCGGCTTCTCTAGGAGAGTTTGGGGGAGTCGGGCTTTTTGTGAGAGACCACATGTGGCCTGTAGAAAACAATGCATACGCTTATGAACCTACCATATCTGCGCTGACTGACAGGTACATACTTTTGATGAGCCAGGTGGAGCAGCTGATGAAGTACAAAGGGCTCAGTGTTGCTGTTTACACCCAGACCACAGATGTGGAGCATGAAGTGAATGGGCTGATGACCTATGACCGGGCAGTCGAAAAAATGGATATCAAAAGGATAAGTGAAATCAATAAGGCGGTGATTGCTGAAGGGCAAAAGATAGGCAAGCCATTTAAGATAAAATAA
- a CDS encoding cyanophycinase — protein MKNTAWPVPNGKLMLIGGAENKSPAAGTDKKVLMAFLELCGKSPIIEIITTAGSEEVNETYSVYEARFKELGAKSCGHIHHECRLFEEEMTERLNTASGIFFAGGDQLKLTAIYGGTEIINRIKYRYIHEKLVIGGTSAGAMAMSTPMIFDGNGEAEMIAAGVKVTTGFEFLRDVCVDTHFVHRGRFVRMAQVIATNPASIGIGIEEDTAIIVTEANNAEVIGNGVVVVLDGEISHGSNVTAFDENKKITIRDLRVSILSMGEKFVIPCRNIPHL, from the coding sequence ATGAAAAACACAGCTTGGCCAGTACCAAATGGAAAACTCATGCTCATTGGAGGTGCCGAAAATAAATCACCTGCAGCGGGAACAGACAAAAAAGTGCTTATGGCCTTTTTGGAACTCTGTGGCAAATCGCCCATCATTGAAATTATTACAACGGCAGGATCAGAAGAAGTTAATGAAACCTACAGCGTATATGAGGCACGCTTTAAGGAGCTTGGTGCAAAATCATGCGGCCATATCCATCACGAATGCCGCCTGTTTGAGGAGGAGATGACCGAAAGGCTAAATACCGCAAGCGGGATTTTTTTTGCAGGAGGCGATCAGCTCAAACTCACTGCTATCTATGGAGGAACTGAAATCATCAACCGCATTAAATACAGGTACATCCATGAAAAACTGGTAATCGGTGGCACAAGCGCGGGCGCAATGGCCATGTCTACCCCGATGATATTTGACGGCAATGGGGAAGCCGAAATGATTGCGGCCGGCGTTAAGGTTACGACCGGATTTGAGTTTTTGAGAGATGTCTGTGTCGACACACACTTCGTGCACCGTGGCCGTTTTGTCAGGATGGCGCAGGTGATCGCTACAAACCCTGCTTCCATCGGTATCGGTATTGAGGAAGATACAGCCATTATAGTTACAGAGGCCAACAATGCTGAAGTTATTGGAAATGGAGTGGTTGTAGTGCTGGATGGAGAAATAAGCCACGGATCAAACGTCACCGCTTTCGATGAAAACAAGAAAATAACCATCAGGGATTTAAGGGTATCTATTCTTTCAATGGGTGAAAAGTTTGTGATTCCATGCCGTAACATTCCTCACCTATAG
- a CDS encoding manganese catalase family protein yields MFHHSKDLQFNARVSKPDPAFANILLEQFGGENGELAAAMQYFTQAFSAKQPYPDKYDMLMDIATEEFSHLEIVGATIQMLLKGVNGELKRAADSSEIMQVLEGKAAKEEIIHDALKANPQFPIITGGGPTPRNSQGIPWCASYIHSNGDLTVDLRSNLASESRAKIVYEHLMKFTTDPYVKDTLSFLMTREIAHYKMFEAALESIQPNFPPGILQSDPRFTQQYFNLSSPTSARGPWNQGSMPKMDKEWEYIADPLNHVTATAGLTNQDEEKLDESEQTNAMSIQLGEIRSLEVDQSEPEGVAQWSTYGTGVPPLA; encoded by the coding sequence ATGTTCCATCATTCGAAAGACTTACAATTTAATGCGAGGGTCTCCAAACCAGATCCAGCATTTGCAAATATCCTGCTTGAACAGTTTGGCGGGGAAAACGGAGAACTCGCAGCAGCAATGCAATATTTTACCCAGGCATTTAGCGCAAAGCAACCATATCCAGACAAATATGATATGCTCATGGATATTGCCACAGAAGAATTTTCTCACCTTGAAATTGTTGGCGCTACCATCCAAATGCTGCTCAAAGGTGTAAACGGTGAACTTAAAAGAGCTGCAGACTCTTCAGAAATCATGCAGGTACTGGAAGGTAAAGCCGCAAAGGAAGAGATCATCCATGATGCCCTTAAAGCGAACCCACAGTTCCCGATTATTACCGGAGGCGGGCCTACACCGCGTAATAGCCAGGGGATTCCGTGGTGCGCATCTTATATACATTCCAATGGTGATTTGACCGTAGACTTAAGAAGCAACCTTGCCTCCGAGTCGCGGGCTAAGATTGTATATGAGCATCTGATGAAATTTACCACAGATCCTTATGTAAAGGATACGCTTTCCTTTTTAATGACCAGAGAAATTGCCCATTATAAAATGTTCGAGGCTGCACTTGAGTCCATTCAACCAAATTTCCCTCCCGGAATATTACAGTCTGATCCAAGGTTTACCCAACAATACTTTAACCTGTCCTCACCTACGAGTGCGCGCGGGCCGTGGAACCAGGGTAGTATGCCAAAAATGGATAAGGAGTGGGAATATATTGCAGATCCATTAAACCATGTAACGGCAACAGCAGGGCTTACCAATCAGGATGAGGAAAAATTGGATGAGAGTGAACAGACCAATGCCATGAGCATTCAACTTGGAGAAATCCGTAGTCTGGAAGTTGACCAATCAGAACCTGAAGGTGTTGCTCAATGGAGTACTTATGGAACAGGCGTTCCTCCATTGGCTTAA
- a CDS encoding DUF4142 domain-containing protein, which translates to MKTLKLMVLVSLTILCLQACKKDNEENYQMDNQSFVTQASSSNSFEVQAGAIAVLKAQNAAVKHYGEHMVADHTSVGNEMNSLATSKGWVIGAALQPKEQANLQKLNNLDAASFDKVFMQIMVASHQDAVTLFSNAAGDMGVYDPDLRAFAEAKLPSLRSHLEDAVSLQAQLK; encoded by the coding sequence ATGAAAACATTAAAATTGATGGTATTGGTATCGTTGACGATATTATGCCTGCAGGCTTGCAAAAAGGACAATGAAGAAAATTACCAAATGGACAATCAGTCGTTTGTTACCCAGGCTTCGAGCAGTAACAGTTTCGAGGTACAAGCTGGCGCAATTGCAGTGCTTAAGGCACAAAATGCTGCCGTAAAACATTATGGCGAGCACATGGTTGCAGACCATACATCTGTAGGAAATGAAATGAATTCCCTTGCAACGTCTAAAGGATGGGTTATCGGGGCCGCACTCCAGCCCAAAGAGCAGGCAAACCTTCAAAAGCTGAACAATCTGGATGCGGCATCTTTTGACAAGGTGTTTATGCAAATCATGGTTGCCTCACACCAGGATGCCGTTACTTTATTTTCAAATGCAGCTGGCGATATGGGCGTATATGATCCGGATTTAAGGGCATTTGCCGAAGCTAAGCTCCCATCTCTTAGGTCCCATCTGGAAGATGCCGTTAGTCTACAGGCACAGTTGAAATAA
- a CDS encoding DUF421 domain-containing protein: MKEYEIKLTDIQRILQGEIPMHFFIEVIFRTAAIYLILMVSMRLMGKRMSSQLSRNEMAAVASLAAAVGVPLMNPDRGLLPAVVIAAVIITLQILIAKIAANNIKFESLTQDKYNMLIKDGVMNPKAMVLTRITKDRVLSQLRSEGISHLGMVKRLYFEASGTFSCLKNTIPVPGLSTIPNWDHEMSEKIHSQTAIRVCESCGAYKQDTSADKCQNCEKNAWVYAVSNLKDIKG; encoded by the coding sequence ATGAAAGAATACGAGATCAAACTGACCGATATTCAACGCATCCTCCAGGGTGAAATACCCATGCATTTTTTTATTGAAGTTATATTCCGTACCGCCGCCATTTATCTGATATTAATGGTATCAATGAGGCTGATGGGCAAAAGAATGTCTTCGCAATTAAGCCGTAACGAAATGGCTGCTGTGGCATCGCTCGCAGCTGCAGTCGGTGTACCATTAATGAACCCTGACAGAGGCTTGTTGCCTGCGGTTGTCATAGCGGCGGTTATCATTACACTTCAAATTCTGATCGCTAAAATTGCAGCCAACAATATAAAATTCGAGTCTTTAACGCAGGATAAATACAATATGCTGATAAAGGATGGTGTAATGAATCCAAAAGCCATGGTACTTACCAGGATCACAAAAGACCGCGTACTATCGCAGCTACGATCAGAAGGGATAAGCCATCTTGGAATGGTGAAACGGTTATACTTCGAAGCGAGTGGAACGTTCAGCTGTCTGAAAAATACTATTCCGGTGCCGGGTTTATCAACTATCCCAAATTGGGATCATGAAATGTCAGAAAAAATCCATTCGCAAACCGCAATCCGGGTATGTGAATCATGTGGAGCTTATAAACAAGATACAAGTGCAGATAAGTGCCAAAACTGTGAAAAAAATGCTTGGGTATATGCGGTCAGCAACCTGAAGGATATTAAGGGCTGA
- a CDS encoding DUF421 domain-containing protein, producing the protein MKKEEIHWADWHRILMGTAPIEFLWEVLIRSIIIYLFLLITLRLLGKRMGGQLTISELAVMLTLGAIVSVPMQIPDKGLLQGILVLFCAFVFQRGITYLAVKSHKIELLTQGSESLIIRDGVILTDELKKMKISREQMLAVLRNASIYNLGEIQRVYLEACGIFSIFKYDQPKPGLSLLPPSDEQAGHEFKIDKDLSLCQQCGNPAANLNETYQKCTNCHKKNWGYAVLAK; encoded by the coding sequence ATGAAAAAAGAGGAAATACACTGGGCCGACTGGCACCGTATATTGATGGGTACAGCGCCAATAGAATTTTTGTGGGAAGTATTGATCAGATCGATTATCATTTACCTTTTTCTGTTGATTACCCTCAGGCTACTTGGCAAAAGAATGGGTGGCCAGCTGACAATCTCCGAGCTTGCCGTAATGCTTACCCTGGGAGCGATCGTTTCAGTACCCATGCAGATACCGGACAAAGGGCTGTTACAGGGTATTTTGGTGCTTTTTTGTGCTTTTGTATTCCAGCGGGGCATTACCTATCTGGCTGTAAAAAGCCATAAAATAGAATTGCTGACACAGGGAAGCGAATCACTGATTATCCGGGATGGCGTAATACTAACCGATGAACTTAAAAAAATGAAAATCTCAAGGGAGCAGATGCTTGCCGTATTGAGGAATGCCAGTATTTATAATCTTGGCGAAATACAGCGGGTTTACCTGGAGGCCTGTGGCATTTTCTCAATTTTCAAGTATGATCAGCCAAAGCCGGGACTAAGCCTCTTGCCTCCGTCAGATGAACAGGCGGGACACGAATTTAAAATCGACAAGGACCTGAGCCTTTGCCAGCAGTGCGGAAATCCTGCTGCAAATCTGAATGAAACATACCAAAAGTGTACAAATTGTCATAAAAAAAACTGGGGTTACGCAGTTTTAGCTAAATAA
- a CDS encoding BON domain-containing protein has translation MKNSKISCTRLFMLMLTYPLVLSCNSEKRDQEIKADLVSKAKEDLNFVGVMFTVSDARVHLWGSCPTAHSRNLVREKIGTIHVIKSVNDQIRINAVKVDHNLELKQKADSVSVEYPGVAVSVCDEVVTLTGKVRPDKLKVLIASIGQLNPRAIRNQLYQTSNRDQ, from the coding sequence ATGAAAAACAGTAAAATAAGTTGCACCAGGCTTTTTATGCTCATGTTAACCTATCCGCTTGTATTATCATGCAATAGTGAAAAGAGAGATCAGGAGATCAAGGCTGACCTGGTAAGCAAAGCGAAAGAAGACCTCAACTTTGTGGGTGTGATGTTTACGGTCAGCGATGCCAGGGTACATTTATGGGGATCATGTCCAACAGCGCATTCCAGAAACCTGGTAAGAGAAAAAATCGGCACCATACATGTAATTAAATCAGTAAACGATCAGATCAGGATCAATGCTGTGAAAGTAGACCATAACCTGGAACTGAAACAGAAAGCCGACAGTGTATCGGTTGAATACCCCGGTGTTGCTGTCTCGGTTTGTGATGAGGTGGTTACATTAACCGGCAAAGTTAGGCCTGATAAGTTAAAAGTTTTAATCGCATCCATCGGGCAGCTCAATCCCAGAGCCATCAGAAATCAACTTTATCAAACTTCTAACCGGGATCAATAA
- a CDS encoding Gfo/Idh/MocA family protein produces the protein MKRYKIGIIGYGGFGRFLHYWWSKLDNVEVTAIAESGKGFESANSCKVYSNWQELINDPEIDIVSIVTPPGLHAEMACAAMKAGKHVLLEKPMAITEEGASWIIETQKETGMVITVDHMIRYNPIIQRFMQLGRAGVFGKLRHVVINNYAQDEALPADHWFWKKGMSGGILVEHGVHFFDIVNALGDQQYREVHGYSTQRNEHQHDRVSAMVLYNEGLIASYYHAFSGPGLFEQTTIHLAYDLARVEIEGWMPMKGSIKALTNSDSKEQLNSIPGWTANESTPLASLRDVSRPEGWGGADVQTGDKTINSGGITYQVEEMLSGTFEINQTKGEVYGQCVQSILLDIIKKIEDKEHKLTITIEDAFEGLKIALLASK, from the coding sequence ATGAAAAGATACAAGATCGGAATAATTGGATATGGAGGATTTGGCAGGTTCCTCCATTATTGGTGGTCCAAGCTGGACAATGTAGAAGTTACCGCCATTGCAGAGTCTGGTAAAGGTTTCGAAAGTGCCAATAGCTGCAAAGTCTATTCCAATTGGCAAGAACTGATCAATGATCCTGAGATAGATATAGTCAGTATTGTTACCCCACCTGGCCTGCACGCCGAAATGGCCTGCGCAGCAATGAAGGCGGGTAAACATGTATTGCTCGAAAAGCCTATGGCCATCACCGAAGAAGGCGCCAGCTGGATTATTGAAACACAGAAGGAAACAGGAATGGTAATAACGGTAGATCATATGATCCGTTATAACCCTATTATTCAGCGTTTCATGCAATTAGGCCGTGCCGGAGTATTTGGCAAGCTCAGACACGTAGTAATAAACAATTACGCCCAAGATGAAGCCCTGCCAGCAGATCACTGGTTCTGGAAAAAAGGAATGTCAGGCGGCATACTTGTGGAACATGGGGTACACTTTTTCGATATCGTTAACGCCCTTGGCGATCAGCAATACAGAGAAGTACATGGTTACTCAACCCAGAGAAACGAGCATCAGCATGACAGGGTATCGGCGATGGTCTTATATAACGAAGGATTAATAGCCAGTTACTACCATGCTTTTTCAGGCCCCGGTTTGTTCGAGCAAACCACTATACATTTAGCATATGATCTTGCCCGGGTAGAAATTGAAGGCTGGATGCCAATGAAGGGCTCTATAAAAGCATTAACGAATAGCGATAGCAAAGAGCAGTTGAACAGCATTCCAGGCTGGACAGCAAACGAATCTACTCCTTTGGCATCATTAAGAGATGTATCACGGCCCGAGGGCTGGGGCGGTGCTGATGTGCAAACAGGGGATAAAACGATAAACAGTGGTGGAATAACTTACCAGGTTGAAGAGATGCTTTCGGGTACTTTTGAAATAAACCAAACCAAGGGAGAAGTCTATGGTCAGTGCGTACAATCAATTTTATTGGACATCATAAAAAAAATAGAGGATAAAGAACATAAGTTAACTATTACCATTGAAGATGCCTTTGAAGGTTTAAAAATTGCGCTTCTGGCTTCAAAATAA
- a CDS encoding DUF4142 domain-containing protein translates to MKLFFATVISLSTSLLAIAQVPVKPKASFTGRQFIEQAALNRIKVVGAANLANKKAQDKKLKAFSEMELSDHHRVNIELMTLAKSKNIVMPTSTARHQKADKRTAASPSATLSDQNTQGNIPKTGEGVNNGANGVASGSMISGSTSNKSGGTSEGPNRGEEKILDQQDVSDAVSALSGFDGLAFDGVYIQMAISDHEDAISLFEAAEKSEDPQIRSFASKNLPMLRRHLKAIKDIGIPSNRRPNNN, encoded by the coding sequence ATGAAATTATTTTTCGCTACAGTCATCTCTCTTAGCACATCTCTCTTGGCAATAGCCCAGGTACCGGTAAAACCAAAGGCAAGTTTTACAGGGAGGCAATTTATAGAACAGGCCGCGTTAAACAGGATTAAGGTGGTCGGCGCTGCAAATTTGGCAAATAAAAAAGCGCAGGACAAAAAATTAAAAGCGTTTAGTGAAATGGAGCTTTCTGACCATCACCGTGTCAACATTGAGCTGATGACTTTGGCAAAATCGAAAAATATTGTTATGCCTACCAGCACAGCCCGACATCAAAAAGCGGATAAAAGAACAGCCGCCTCCCCATCGGCGACGCTTTCCGACCAAAATACGCAGGGAAATATTCCGAAAACAGGTGAAGGAGTTAATAACGGTGCCAACGGGGTTGCAAGCGGCAGTATGATATCAGGGTCAACATCCAATAAAAGTGGAGGAACATCCGAAGGGCCTAACAGAGGTGAGGAGAAAATTTTGGATCAACAGGATGTAAGTGATGCAGTAAGTGCATTAAGCGGCTTTGATGGCCTCGCTTTTGATGGAGTATATATTCAAATGGCCATCAGTGACCATGAAGATGCAATTTCACTTTTCGAAGCAGCCGAAAAATCTGAAGATCCGCAGATCAGATCCTTTGCCTCAAAAAACCTGCCTATGCTGCGTCGTCATTTAAAAGCAATAAAGGATATTGGAATTCCATCCAACAGGAGGCCTAACAATAATTAA